The following proteins come from a genomic window of Polyangiaceae bacterium:
- a CDS encoding PEGA domain-containing protein, which produces MRKVSVFARFPSFGAALVAGALVSMGAMPAAQAQGKPAAAAAKPDKKTRDAARKAYGAGEKAYDAGKYEEAYDSFQKANELIPSPHAEYWMAMALDKQGKEKEATEAFDKLMANPGVAKIGDDKLSTAKKRLGELKAKQVGEVNIVTTPPGASVSVDGEAQPGETPMIVKLPPGAHKISISSAGYENMDVDVDVTAGQRSDQNLELKATEDATPVAAPPPVEETPMPPPTEAPPKAEPRSKVPAYVTLGIAAAGAGVGTFFGIKALSAKSDFNDNPTSDKADDVERNALIADMAFGVAITLGVTGVVLLTSSDSAEPAKEAKIKKAPAAKLNFAPYVSPKGGGAAARLIF; this is translated from the coding sequence ATGCGAAAGGTTTCGGTATTTGCTCGGTTTCCCAGCTTCGGCGCGGCCCTCGTGGCCGGTGCCCTCGTGAGCATGGGAGCGATGCCCGCGGCCCAGGCTCAAGGCAAGCCGGCGGCAGCGGCGGCCAAGCCGGACAAGAAGACCCGCGACGCGGCCCGCAAGGCGTATGGCGCCGGCGAGAAGGCCTACGACGCGGGGAAGTACGAGGAGGCCTACGACAGCTTCCAGAAGGCGAACGAGCTCATCCCTTCTCCCCACGCCGAGTACTGGATGGCGATGGCCCTCGACAAGCAGGGCAAGGAAAAGGAAGCCACCGAGGCCTTCGACAAGCTCATGGCCAACCCGGGCGTGGCCAAGATCGGCGACGACAAGCTCTCCACCGCAAAGAAGCGCTTGGGCGAGCTCAAGGCCAAGCAGGTCGGTGAGGTGAACATCGTCACCACGCCGCCGGGCGCCTCCGTGTCCGTGGATGGCGAGGCGCAACCGGGCGAGACGCCGATGATCGTGAAGCTGCCTCCCGGCGCGCACAAGATCTCGATCAGCTCCGCCGGCTACGAGAACATGGACGTGGACGTGGACGTGACCGCGGGCCAGCGCAGCGACCAGAACCTGGAGCTGAAGGCGACGGAAGATGCCACGCCCGTGGCCGCACCGCCTCCGGTCGAAGAAACGCCCATGCCGCCGCCCACGGAAGCACCGCCCAAGGCGGAGCCGCGCAGCAAGGTCCCCGCCTACGTCACCCTCGGCATCGCCGCCGCCGGTGCCGGCGTGGGTACCTTCTTCGGCATCAAGGCCCTCAGCGCCAAGAGCGACTTCAACGACAACCCCACCAGCGACAAGGCCGACGACGTCGAGCGCAACGCGTTGATCGCGGACATGGCCTTCGGCGTGGCCATCACCCTGGGTGTCACCGGCGTAGTGCTGCTCACCAGCTCGGACTCCGCCGAGCCCGCCAAGGAAGCCAAGATCAAGAAGGCGCCCGCCGCCAAGCTGAACTTCGCTCCCTACGTGTCGCCCAAGGGCGGCGGCGCCGCGGCTCGCCTGATCTTCTGA
- a CDS encoding extensin family protein, with the protein MGALRIAGTLAGSVVVLGLVACGSSDDGGASPSGGSGGVDAGVGGSAGSSGGASGSTALPDFYLDVVKPTEGQVHVQSGVPPTASVSFEVLAGPGIAKVEYVIETDFSLGESTQAPSFPLSYPYEYPGDRWAEARGFDHSGAQVATDIVNFVVKAPAATTCLAQLDQLGVAYTTTVAKGVVDGVKLAGPLNGVLFAKTDTDQPSADPMACEFVLTLWKFADVLKAHGFNKVGTLGSYCYRCCCAWSQTNYCRGPNDPEPDCSQNGYSNHSWGRAMDIRWLYKTTGEVYDVNDPADFVKWSNSSETCTTALAAQTGVSQELYSLLCDEADKGVFGICLTPNYNSAHRNHFHCDIGQSGTPSGSKVLSSPMPLVDIAEHGDE; encoded by the coding sequence ATGGGCGCGCTCAGGATCGCGGGGACACTCGCGGGGTCGGTGGTGGTGTTGGGTTTGGTGGCCTGCGGCAGCAGCGACGACGGCGGCGCGAGCCCGTCCGGCGGTAGCGGTGGCGTGGACGCCGGGGTCGGCGGCAGCGCGGGCAGCAGCGGTGGCGCGAGCGGCAGCACGGCGCTGCCGGACTTCTACCTGGACGTGGTGAAGCCCACGGAGGGCCAGGTGCACGTGCAGAGCGGCGTGCCGCCCACGGCAAGCGTCTCCTTCGAGGTGCTGGCGGGACCCGGCATCGCCAAGGTGGAGTACGTGATCGAAACGGACTTCTCCTTGGGGGAATCGACCCAAGCGCCGAGCTTTCCCCTCAGCTACCCCTACGAGTATCCCGGAGATCGCTGGGCCGAAGCGCGGGGCTTCGATCACAGCGGCGCTCAGGTGGCGACCGACATCGTGAACTTCGTGGTGAAGGCGCCGGCCGCCACCACCTGCTTGGCCCAGCTCGATCAGCTGGGCGTGGCCTACACCACCACGGTGGCCAAGGGCGTGGTGGACGGCGTGAAGCTCGCGGGCCCGCTCAACGGCGTGCTTTTCGCCAAGACCGACACGGACCAGCCGTCGGCGGATCCGATGGCCTGCGAGTTCGTGCTCACGCTGTGGAAGTTCGCCGACGTGCTCAAGGCCCACGGCTTCAACAAGGTCGGGACGCTGGGCTCGTATTGCTACCGCTGCTGCTGCGCCTGGTCACAGACCAACTACTGCCGCGGCCCGAATGACCCCGAGCCGGACTGCAGTCAGAACGGCTACTCGAACCACTCCTGGGGCCGCGCCATGGACATTCGCTGGCTGTACAAGACCACCGGCGAGGTCTACGACGTGAACGACCCTGCGGACTTCGTGAAGTGGAGCAATTCGAGCGAGACCTGCACCACGGCGCTGGCGGCGCAGACGGGGGTGAGCCAGGAGCTCTACTCACTCTTGTGCGACGAAGCGGACAAGGGCGTGTTCGGCATCTGCCTGACGCCGAACTACAACTCCGCCCACCGCAACCACTTCCACTGCGACATCGGTCAGAGCGGCACGCCGAGTGGGAGCAAGGTGCTGTCGAGCCCGATGCCGCTGGTGGACATCGCCGAGCACGGCGACGAGTGA
- a CDS encoding CDP-alcohol phosphatidyltransferase family protein, whose protein sequence is MTRRWVLVLDPPTGDPTRKVGGLPLALRLALDAQNAGAAAVVVKDEPTRSVLGDSRLRIPVQDTVPTDHDEIRIGASMLTPRQLFQKLPAGSRDLSRQPLAIDVPYGFEAVDVVDRATARRAERALFRSLRKPQDGWTSRWLNRYISLSISRWLVKLPLRPNQVSIAILAIGLFGAWLALHGTYWSLVAGAALFQAQSVLDGCDGEMSRVTHRGSLLGEWLDTVGDDLTNYGFFAATGWGLYSATGHGIYLVAGAVTVLCGLIASGIEYRYLWRIGSGDLLKYPLSAGGEADDGGLFAAIRPLFKRDTFVFLTFLAALANLLGPMLLIFSAGGVGILASVIGAELRMARERRS, encoded by the coding sequence ATGACCCGACGCTGGGTGCTCGTGCTCGATCCGCCCACCGGAGATCCCACGCGCAAGGTCGGGGGTCTGCCGCTGGCGCTGCGCTTGGCGCTCGATGCGCAGAACGCAGGAGCCGCCGCCGTCGTGGTGAAGGACGAGCCCACCCGCAGCGTCCTCGGCGACTCGCGTTTGCGGATCCCCGTGCAAGATACAGTGCCGACGGATCACGACGAGATACGAATCGGCGCCAGCATGCTGACGCCACGTCAGTTGTTCCAAAAGCTTCCGGCGGGCAGCCGCGACCTCTCCCGCCAGCCGCTCGCCATCGACGTCCCCTACGGCTTCGAGGCGGTGGACGTGGTGGATCGGGCCACGGCGCGGCGGGCGGAGCGCGCGCTGTTTCGTTCCTTGCGCAAACCGCAGGACGGCTGGACCAGCCGCTGGCTCAATCGCTACATCTCGCTGTCGATCTCGCGCTGGCTGGTGAAGCTTCCGCTGCGGCCCAACCAGGTCTCCATCGCCATCCTGGCCATCGGCTTGTTCGGCGCCTGGCTCGCGCTGCATGGCACGTACTGGAGCTTGGTGGCGGGCGCCGCGCTGTTCCAGGCGCAGAGCGTGCTGGACGGCTGCGACGGCGAGATGAGCCGCGTCACCCATCGCGGCTCGCTGCTCGGTGAGTGGCTCGACACGGTGGGCGACGACCTCACCAACTATGGCTTCTTCGCGGCCACCGGCTGGGGTCTGTATTCGGCCACGGGCCACGGGATCTACCTGGTGGCGGGGGCCGTCACCGTGCTCTGCGGCTTGATCGCGAGCGGCATCGAGTACCGCTACTTGTGGCGCATCGGCTCTGGGGACCTCTTGAAGTACCCGCTGAGCGCTGGCGGCGAAGCGGACGACGGCGGCCTGTTCGCCGCCATTCGCCCGCTGTTCAAGCGGGATACCTTCGTGTTTTTGACGTTTCTTGCGGCCCTGGCCAATCTCCTGGGACCGATGTTGCTGATCTTCTCCGCTGGCGGCGTGGGCATCCTGGCGAGCGTGATCGGCGCCGAGCTCCGCATGGCTCGGGAGCGCCGCTCGTGA
- a CDS encoding SUMF1/EgtB/PvdO family nonheme iron enzyme — translation MTGRDPLNIVGQTVAEKYVVEKLVGEGGFAVVYRANHNIWNKPVAIKFFSELSSAPVDQREELMESFVQEGALLTELSSQTASIVQARDVGTYTTPEGRWMPYMVLEWLEGRSLEEVLEAEHSAGRPAWSLSEVLRVIRPAAHALDVAHGRGIAHRDVKPANIFVLGEDARAPDVTVKILDFGVAKMITDNTQMKAALAKTGTNITSFTPQYGAPEQFSRSYGATGPWTDVFALALVAIEMLRGKPALEGDDLIQLAYAASNPAARPTPRGLGLSVPDEVEAVFQRALAMATTQRFARAGEFLQALEAAIGGAAPSLREGVLSGGALPGEGFGLARTVAATDPALSGLGTTGGNVTTNTPAMLVTSTPQPVAPRSKAPLIAAAALGVLAIGGIGAFVVASSKSDAKPAASAEVASAPAPSASAAPAPKTCPDNMVKIPAGQFYMGSDQSDALDNEKPAHNVMLAAFCMDNFEVTRDQYLTCSQSGACPRAGREASWPNITDKERDAYSPLCNGEAESRGNHPINCVTWRDAEAFCRKNGKRLPTEAEWEYATRGPDGRVYPWGDEAPTHDHLNACDKECAAWAKKAGVHVDVLFEDDDGFAATAPVGSFPKGRSRFGPFDVVGNVWEWVADYYGPYGPDELKNPTGPKSGDKRVIRGGAWNGGYNTWLRPSFRYANDPKVRSPAIGFRCAKSLD, via the coding sequence ATGACGGGACGCGATCCGCTGAACATCGTCGGCCAGACCGTCGCCGAGAAATACGTGGTGGAAAAGCTCGTGGGCGAGGGCGGCTTCGCCGTCGTCTACCGCGCCAACCACAACATCTGGAACAAGCCCGTCGCCATCAAGTTCTTCAGCGAGCTGTCGTCCGCTCCCGTGGACCAGCGCGAAGAGCTGATGGAGTCCTTCGTGCAGGAGGGTGCGCTGCTCACGGAGCTGTCCAGCCAAACCGCCAGCATCGTCCAGGCCCGGGACGTGGGAACGTACACCACGCCGGAAGGCCGCTGGATGCCTTACATGGTGCTGGAGTGGCTCGAAGGTCGCTCGCTGGAAGAAGTGCTCGAAGCCGAGCACTCCGCGGGCAGACCCGCGTGGTCCCTCTCGGAAGTGCTGCGGGTGATCCGCCCCGCAGCGCACGCGCTGGACGTCGCCCACGGTCGCGGGATCGCCCACCGCGACGTGAAGCCCGCCAACATCTTCGTGCTCGGTGAGGACGCACGTGCTCCGGACGTCACGGTGAAGATCCTCGACTTCGGCGTCGCGAAGATGATCACCGACAACACGCAGATGAAAGCGGCGTTGGCGAAGACGGGCACCAACATCACCTCCTTCACGCCGCAGTACGGAGCGCCGGAGCAGTTCAGCCGCAGCTACGGCGCCACCGGTCCATGGACGGACGTGTTCGCGCTGGCACTGGTGGCCATCGAGATGCTGCGGGGCAAGCCCGCCCTGGAAGGCGACGACCTCATCCAGCTCGCCTACGCCGCGAGCAACCCCGCCGCGCGCCCCACGCCGCGCGGGCTCGGGCTCTCGGTGCCCGACGAGGTCGAGGCCGTGTTCCAGCGCGCCCTGGCGATGGCGACCACGCAGCGTTTCGCCCGCGCCGGGGAGTTCCTCCAGGCGCTGGAAGCCGCCATCGGCGGCGCCGCGCCGAGCCTCCGGGAAGGCGTGCTGTCGGGGGGCGCGCTGCCGGGCGAGGGCTTCGGCCTCGCGCGCACCGTCGCGGCGACGGATCCCGCGCTGTCCGGCCTGGGCACCACCGGCGGCAACGTCACCACCAACACTCCCGCGATGCTGGTCACCAGCACGCCCCAGCCCGTAGCGCCGCGCAGCAAAGCACCGCTCATCGCCGCCGCTGCGCTGGGCGTCTTGGCCATCGGCGGCATCGGAGCCTTCGTCGTGGCCTCGTCGAAGAGCGACGCAAAGCCCGCGGCCAGTGCAGAGGTCGCTTCCGCACCGGCGCCCAGCGCGTCTGCTGCGCCCGCTCCGAAGACCTGCCCCGACAACATGGTGAAGATCCCCGCGGGTCAGTTCTACATGGGCTCGGATCAGTCCGACGCGTTGGACAACGAGAAGCCCGCGCACAACGTGATGCTCGCCGCGTTCTGCATGGACAATTTCGAGGTGACGCGGGACCAGTACCTCACCTGTTCGCAGAGCGGAGCTTGTCCCCGGGCCGGTCGTGAAGCGAGCTGGCCCAACATCACGGACAAGGAGCGCGATGCCTATTCGCCGCTCTGCAACGGGGAGGCCGAGAGCCGCGGCAATCACCCCATCAACTGCGTGACCTGGCGGGATGCCGAAGCCTTCTGCCGCAAGAACGGTAAGCGTCTGCCCACCGAGGCGGAGTGGGAGTACGCCACTCGGGGCCCGGACGGTCGCGTGTACCCCTGGGGCGACGAAGCGCCGACGCACGACCACCTCAACGCCTGCGACAAGGAATGCGCGGCGTGGGCCAAGAAGGCCGGGGTCCACGTGGACGTCCTGTTCGAGGACGACGACGGCTTCGCCGCGACGGCGCCGGTCGGAAGCTTCCCCAAGGGACGCTCTCGCTTCGGTCCCTTCGACGTGGTGGGCAACGTGTGGGAGTGGGTCGCCGATTACTACGGTCCCTACGGCCCGGACGAGCTCAAGAACCCCACCGGCCCAAAGTCCGGGGACAAGCGCGTGATCCGCGGTGGCGCTTGGAACGGCGGCTACAACACCTGGCTTCGGCCCTCGTTCCGCTACGCCAACGATCCCAAGGTGCGAAGCCCGGCGATCGGCTTCCGCTGCGCCAAGTCCCTGGACTGA
- a CDS encoding YceI family protein: MRFVEALPLLLLVACSKKEPPPPERTAPWPATQSSTRQEVAAQRVKYVVDTNGEARLSLKAKEATPKGRLRVARGELDVDLADLSRSRGTVSMDVASIVMDASEEDGSEQLSQKARNWLDVGSSRPEAERERLRWASFEITSIEELSSDTPSMGKRVHIEPPDAGADAGDAAVVSEEGRAITLKARGRLTLHGFRVECEIPLRAVFFWDKPTETDASPKRMTLETRRPFRVALRAHDITARNAAGTPLAEDAKLIGVRVGREARVELSLSAHLAGK; encoded by the coding sequence ATGCGTTTCGTCGAAGCCCTCCCGCTGCTGTTGCTGGTGGCCTGCTCCAAGAAGGAGCCGCCACCACCCGAACGCACGGCGCCGTGGCCCGCCACGCAGTCGAGCACGCGCCAAGAAGTCGCCGCGCAGCGGGTGAAGTACGTGGTGGACACGAACGGCGAGGCCCGGCTCTCGCTCAAGGCGAAAGAAGCCACGCCCAAGGGGCGCCTGCGGGTTGCCCGCGGCGAGCTGGACGTCGACCTGGCTGATCTCTCGCGTTCCCGCGGTACGGTGAGCATGGACGTCGCGTCCATCGTGATGGACGCTTCGGAGGAGGACGGCAGCGAACAGCTATCGCAGAAGGCGCGAAACTGGCTCGACGTCGGCTCCAGTCGGCCCGAGGCGGAGCGGGAACGATTGCGTTGGGCGAGCTTCGAGATCACGTCCATCGAGGAGCTGAGCAGTGACACGCCGTCGATGGGCAAGCGGGTTCACATCGAGCCGCCGGATGCCGGCGCAGACGCTGGAGACGCGGCCGTGGTCTCGGAGGAGGGACGCGCCATCACGCTGAAGGCACGGGGCCGCCTCACCCTGCACGGCTTCCGAGTAGAATGTGAAATTCCGCTGAGAGCGGTGTTCTTCTGGGACAAGCCCACGGAAACCGATGCGTCCCCCAAGCGCATGACCCTGGAGACCCGGCGACCTTTCCGTGTTGCGCTGCGGGCCCACGACATCACGGCGCGAAACGCCGCTGGCACACCCCTCGCGGAAGATGCCAAGCTGATCGGTGTACGCGTGGGACGGGAGGCCCGGGTAGAGCTGTCTCTATCGGCCCATCTGGCTGGGAAGTGA
- a CDS encoding putative DNA-binding domain-containing protein: protein MAELVFGPALDPADHDGVLRWLERSGVTREDSAAILESDLTRLFVYRDLIRGTLWEAMDVSMPRVVARLGDVFEEYFDRFLLERGTRTHYLRDATPELLDFCEPLWKDDPRVPAYMMQLARHEYVQIEVGAMQAGSPDQEPAELDLEAPLAFVEAVRLMRYDWALHELPEDPNDETIPVERPTALFVYRNPEHEVRYLELTPLAAAILERALAGEALGHAITSACQTQGVALDDAVLSGTAKLLSDLAQRGALLGARPGKDA, encoded by the coding sequence ATGGCGGAGCTCGTCTTCGGCCCCGCGCTCGACCCGGCGGATCACGACGGCGTGCTGCGCTGGCTCGAGCGCTCGGGCGTCACTCGGGAGGACAGCGCCGCGATCCTCGAGAGCGACCTCACGCGCCTGTTCGTGTACCGAGACCTGATCCGCGGCACCCTGTGGGAGGCGATGGACGTCTCGATGCCGCGGGTGGTCGCCCGCCTGGGAGACGTCTTCGAGGAGTACTTCGACCGCTTCTTGCTCGAGCGTGGGACCCGCACGCACTACCTGCGGGACGCCACACCGGAGCTGCTCGATTTCTGCGAGCCCCTGTGGAAGGACGATCCGCGTGTTCCGGCCTACATGATGCAGCTCGCTCGTCACGAGTACGTGCAGATCGAGGTCGGCGCGATGCAGGCCGGGTCGCCGGATCAGGAACCGGCGGAGCTCGACCTCGAAGCTCCCCTCGCCTTCGTCGAGGCCGTCCGGCTCATGCGCTACGACTGGGCGCTGCACGAGCTACCGGAAGACCCGAACGACGAGACGATCCCGGTGGAGCGGCCCACCGCCTTGTTCGTGTATCGCAATCCCGAGCACGAGGTTCGTTACCTGGAGCTGACGCCCCTGGCCGCCGCCATCCTCGAACGGGCCCTCGCTGGCGAAGCGCTGGGGCACGCCATCACCTCGGCCTGCCAGACCCAAGGTGTCGCGCTGGACGACGCCGTCCTCTCCGGCACGGCCAAGCTCCTGAGCGATCTGGCCCAGCGCGGCGCCCTGTTGGGTGCAAGACCAGGAAAGGACGCATGA
- a CDS encoding DUF692 domain-containing protein encodes MTRRSPEQTLSGVGLGLRWDFLEEVLDGPELDVAFFEVSPENYMRRGGWYPAALERIRDRYAVVTHGLTLSLGAIEPPPKDYVQELRREIERVGSPWHSDHLCFSTSGPRVLHDLLPLQQSRENVRRVSDRLRQIQDQLAVPMAIENISWYAHPGRRELPEAEFISEILEQSDTGLLLDVNNVWVNAQNHGFDARKFIECLPLQRVVQLHVAGHTKTESGLIIDTHGRDVIEPVMDLLAFTVEKLGPVPVLLERDNDIPPLETLMQEIRALREVYDRALQRRREGHARSA; translated from the coding sequence ATGACGCGGCGGAGCCCGGAGCAGACCCTCAGCGGTGTCGGCCTCGGGCTCCGTTGGGATTTCCTCGAGGAAGTGCTCGACGGTCCCGAGCTGGACGTCGCCTTCTTCGAGGTCTCGCCTGAAAACTACATGCGCCGCGGCGGGTGGTACCCCGCGGCGCTGGAACGGATCCGGGACCGCTATGCCGTGGTCACCCACGGCCTCACCCTGTCCTTGGGCGCCATCGAACCGCCGCCCAAGGACTACGTGCAGGAGCTCCGGCGAGAGATCGAACGGGTCGGCTCCCCGTGGCACTCGGATCATCTGTGCTTCAGCACCTCGGGGCCGCGCGTGCTGCACGATCTACTGCCGCTGCAGCAGAGCCGCGAGAACGTGCGTCGGGTCTCGGATCGCCTGCGCCAGATCCAGGATCAGCTGGCGGTGCCGATGGCGATCGAGAACATCTCCTGGTACGCGCACCCGGGCCGGCGGGAGCTGCCGGAAGCCGAGTTCATCTCGGAGATCTTGGAGCAGAGCGACACGGGCCTGCTCCTGGACGTGAACAACGTGTGGGTGAACGCCCAAAACCACGGCTTCGACGCTCGAAAGTTCATCGAGTGCTTGCCCCTCCAACGCGTGGTGCAGCTGCACGTGGCCGGCCACACCAAGACCGAGTCCGGGCTCATCATCGACACCCACGGCCGCGACGTGATCGAGCCGGTGATGGATCTTCTCGCTTTCACGGTGGAGAAGCTGGGGCCGGTGCCGGTGCTCCTCGAACGGGACAACGACATCCCGCCCCTCGAAACTTTGATGCAGGAGATCCGCGCGCTCCGCGAGGTGTACGACCGCGCGCTCCAGCGTCGCAGGGAAGGTCATGCAAGAAGCGCTTGA
- the thrC gene encoding threonine synthase — protein MTYSAEFRCLAGCAGSFPVTQSIYRCPSCGGLLEVVHDVEALRERGPEEWKALFDQRWMKTSWPYGSGVWGKREWVLPMVPDELIVSMYEGGTNLFWAERYGKQLGLDDLWVKLCGNSHSGSFKDLGMTVLVSAVRLAISQGSKIQAVACASTGDTSAALAAYGAAAGLPVVVLLPRGKISTGQLVQPLAHGALVLGLDTDFDGCMEIVQRLAEEGLVYLANSMNALRLEGQKTVAVEIVQQFDWQVPDWVILPSGNLGNASALHAGFKMMRDLGIISRYPRLVMAQAENANPLYRAVSAGKDHVDPIKAQPTQATAIQIGNPVSAPRALRALSALNGLVEQASEQELADAAARADRTGLYTCPHTAVALASLEKLVSRGVIAKGDRVVVVSTANGLKFTEFKVRYHEGTIDGVTSNLANPPVMLPADYGQVVDAIRARLS, from the coding sequence GTGACGTACTCCGCCGAATTCCGTTGCCTGGCCGGCTGTGCCGGCAGCTTCCCCGTCACTCAGTCGATCTACCGCTGCCCTTCATGCGGCGGACTGCTCGAGGTCGTGCACGACGTCGAGGCGCTTCGCGAGCGCGGGCCGGAGGAATGGAAGGCCCTGTTCGACCAGCGTTGGATGAAGACGAGCTGGCCCTACGGCTCCGGCGTGTGGGGCAAGCGCGAGTGGGTGCTACCCATGGTGCCCGACGAGTTGATCGTCAGCATGTACGAGGGGGGCACCAACCTGTTCTGGGCGGAGCGCTACGGTAAGCAGCTGGGGCTCGACGACCTGTGGGTGAAGCTCTGCGGCAACAGCCACAGCGGCTCGTTCAAGGATTTGGGCATGACCGTGCTGGTGAGCGCGGTGCGCCTGGCCATCAGCCAGGGATCGAAGATCCAGGCAGTGGCCTGCGCCTCCACCGGCGACACCAGCGCCGCTCTGGCCGCCTACGGCGCGGCGGCGGGCTTGCCCGTGGTGGTGCTCCTGCCGCGCGGCAAGATCTCCACCGGTCAGCTGGTGCAACCCTTGGCCCACGGCGCGTTGGTGCTGGGTCTGGATACGGACTTCGACGGCTGCATGGAAATCGTGCAGCGCCTCGCGGAAGAGGGCCTCGTCTATCTCGCCAACTCCATGAACGCGCTCCGGCTCGAGGGGCAGAAGACCGTCGCCGTCGAGATCGTGCAGCAGTTCGACTGGCAGGTGCCGGACTGGGTCATCTTGCCGAGCGGCAACCTCGGCAACGCCTCCGCGCTGCACGCCGGCTTCAAGATGATGCGCGATCTCGGCATCATCTCGCGCTACCCGCGGCTGGTGATGGCGCAGGCAGAGAACGCGAACCCGCTGTACCGCGCCGTCTCCGCAGGTAAGGACCACGTGGATCCGATCAAGGCCCAGCCCACGCAGGCGACGGCCATTCAGATCGGCAATCCCGTGAGCGCCCCGCGAGCGCTGCGCGCGCTCTCCGCGCTGAACGGCCTGGTGGAGCAGGCCAGCGAGCAGGAGCTGGCGGACGCCGCGGCCCGCGCCGACCGCACCGGGCTGTACACCTGTCCGCACACGGCAGTGGCCCTGGCGTCGTTGGAAAAGCTCGTTTCCCGCGGCGTGATCGCCAAGGGCGATCGCGTGGTGGTCGTCTCCACCGCGAACGGCCTCAAGTTCACCGAGTTCAAGGTGCGCTACCACGAGGGCACGATCGACGGCGTGACGAGCAACCTGGCGAACCCGCCGGTGATGCTACCCGCAGACTACGGCCAAGTGGTGGACGCCATCCGCGCTCGGCTGTCGTAG